The sequence TGGTGAATTTGGTTGTATAATATGAAAATACTAATAAATAAAAAAATGGTGTGAAAGAAGATAACCTTAGTTATCTTCAAATCTTCTTCTGTCAATTAATTCTTGACGTTTACCTGGGTTCCATCCACCGGATGCGGATTTTGCACGACCTACTTGTTGTACGTAACCTGTAATACGGTCATACCATTCTACATCTTCGGTTTCTCCACAGGTAGGACATTTATTGTTGAGTCCTTTCATTAAAGTTTTACATTTTAAACAGAAGCTTAATGCTGAGCTGTAAGCCCAGAATCCGATATCGGATTTGCGAGCAATTTTATTGGTTAAGCTCATTAATGAATCTGGATCGGAGTATGATTCGCCCATGAATGCATGGAAGATGTGTCCACCAGGAGTTAAGCTGTGGTATTGCTCTTCAATTTTGATTTTTTCAATTAATGATAATCCTGTGTCTACTGGTACATGTGAGGAGTTGGTGTAGTAGTTTGCGTTTCCTTCACCTTGTACGATTGCTTGGTCTCCGAATTGTTTTTTGTCGAGGGTTGCAAATCTGTATGCAGTAGATTCAGCAGGAGTTTGTAAAACAGACCATCTGAGACCTGTTTCTTCTTGTAATTTTTTAGCTCTTTGGTTTACATATTCGAGACATTTTACACCGAACTTGTTGGCGTCAGGGTTTTCGATACCTTCACCGAAGAGGGATAATAACATTTCGTTAAGTCCTACAAAACCAAAGGATAATGTTGAATTTTCAATTCTGTAGTAGGATTCTTCTCCCACTTTTTGTTTTAAGAATGGAAGGATGTGGAAGTCGTTTAAACATTTTAATGCTTGTTCTCTTCTAAGCATTAAGGTTTCCACTGCAAGATCCATGTATTCGTCTAAGTATTCGAATACTTGGTTTTCGTCTTTGGATTGGTATCCGATTCTTGGGAAGTTTAAGGTAACGTATGCGAGGTTTCCTGTTCTTAAACAGTCTTTGTCCCAGTCACCGGTCCAGGTGTCCTGTAAACAGGTTCTGCATCCCATGTAGTTTGCCATTTTTCCACGGTATTCAGGGAACATGTTTACAAAGTATGATGAACCGTATTTTGCGGATAATTCATGAACTAATCTTAAGTCATCTTCGTATTCACTGGTCATTGTTTCAGGTCTTAATGTGTAAATGGTATTTGGGAATAAATGAGGTTTACCTTCATTGTCTCCTTCAAGCAATGTTTCAGTGAATGCTTTTTGAATTAATCTGGTTTCATCTTCAAAGTCAGCGTAAGTTCCGACAACTTGACCTTTTGGTCCGTATGCGGTTTCTTCTTTTAAGAAATCAGGGACACCGAATTCCAATGCCATACTTGTGAAAGGCACTTGGGATCCACGTGCTGCATATGCCATGTTGAGGTTGTATATGAGCATTTGTACAGCCTGTTTGATTTCGTCATAGCTTCTTCCTCTTGCGAATGGTGCAACAAATACGTTCCAGAGGGACATTGATTGTCCACCGGACATGTTTTGCTGTGCTGCAAGCATGATTTCACCGGTATGGTTCATTAAGGTTTCCATATGGTTTGGTGCACCTGCAATGGAAGTGTGGTCTCCAGTTCCATCAACTTTTAATCCGTATTTGATGAATGTTCTTATATCATGTTGGAGACAGTTGATTGGTCTTCCAGCGAAAAATTCCAAATCGTGAATGTGGATATCACCGGACATGTGTGCATCTGCTAAGTGTCCAGGTAACATTTTTAAGAGTGCGTATTGTTTTAATGCTTCGTCTGCTACATGTTTGTGGATACTTTCAGGGTTGTGAATCATGTTTGCGTTGTCCCTGTTACCGTTTTCGATGAGTGAGGTAATGTTGTATACAGGGATACCTAAACGGGTGTAACGGCTTCTTAAATCTTCAAGTCCGTATTCGATTAATTTTGTGTTGACCATTTCCCTAATCATTGGAGCGGTCAGGTATTCCACATTTAATTTTTTGAGTTCTTTCCAGGTTTCTGTAGCGATTTCAAAAGCAGTTTCTTGACTAGCACCGGTTTCTTCAATTAAGGTGTTAGCGATTTTTGATAAGTCGAATGCTTCGATAGTATCTCTTGAGGTTCTTACTTTTAATTGGGTACTTGCAAGGTATTTGTTTGCAATTTCAGGGTCGATGTCTTCTAGACATTCGTGAACAATCTTTTTGATTTCTTTGGTTTTGATTCCATCGTATAGCTGAGATACTACGGTTGCTATGATCTTGTCAGATTCAAAGAATGGGGTTTCAACCATTATTAATGATTTCATTAATTTTTCATAACTGAATCTTTCTCTAATACCGTTATTTTTTTCTACATTAATTTTAACGGTTTTTTCTAAATTATTTCCTAATTCTGAAATTTTTTCCATTTTATTCACACCATTTTCCTAATTTATAAAAATTTGTATTATCCAAGTTTCGAGAGCCTACGCTCTCAACTAAATTATTATATGTAAGTACATGTATAATTATTGTTCGTATTGATACGAACATCTAATTAATACTTAGATTTTCATGGTATATAAATTGTTCGTCTTGACTCGAACATTATTTATATACTCTGAAATTTATTATATAATTATTATTAAAAATCAATTGTCCGAGAGCATTTGGTAACGATTTAGAAAAATACATCCAAAGAGCTCTGCTTGGACTTGTCACTTTCAAACAAAGAGTTGATACCGAACTCCTGAATCTCCAAACGCTGTTCAAGATAGTGGGATACCGGATAACGGTTAACAAGATCCCTTGAAATCTCAAGATACTTGGTAACGGAACCCTTTGAAACTGATAAAATCAGGTTTCCACCACACTTGCACTTACCGGTCAGAGGCATTCTTCTGTACTTTGAACCGCACTTTGTGCACCTGACCTTCTGCTTTGAAAACGCCCTTGAGTTACCCATGATGTCCGGCAGGAAGTGGGAAGATAGAACCTTTTCAACGACACCACGCTGATCAACCGCACGGATGGATTCAGCAAGTGCAATCTGGGCCTCAACCTTTTCCCTCATGGATGGCAAACGCTTATAGAGACACACTGTCGGTCCTGCATGGATATTTGAGGTATGGTGGGAAAACATCAGTCCCTCATATTGCTGCGGTGTTCCCAAATGCATCTCAACGTTGTCGATGTATTCCAGGACGTCTGCAGGCTTGTGAGGAGTGTAGGTTTCCTCATAAAACTCAACAGGGAACCTTTCAAATATGTCCAGGTTGTGTGATTCGTCGTCAATCTCTTCAGGGTCAATCCTTGAGGATAAAACCAGTGGTGCATCCATACTACCACCACGTGTATTCGGCAGGTATGTCTTTGAGAAGTTAATTAAAGCATCCAAAAGCAACATCACCGCATCTTCGTCACTGTCACAGTTTCTACGTTTTGCTGAGTGGAAATACGGATGAGCATAACATCCCAAAGCCTTGGTGAAACCGACTATACGGCCAAGTACCGCTGCGGATGTGTGGGGTGCAAGACCTCCTACAAGATGTCCTATCAGGTCTTCTTTTTCCTTGACATTGTAGTACGGATCCATGTCATAGTATCTTACAAGCTCATCATCGATGAACTGTGCTGTTCTTTTAAGATACTCTCCGCAATTGTCTGAAATGACGATATCCTGAACCCTAAGCTCGATAATCTGGTCAATGTTTTCAATAGGATTGCCGTAACAGTCCTTCTCATAACCCATTTCGTGGAGCTTTTCAACTGTAACTCCAATCTCACGTGGAATGAAATGTGTCAGCGGCAAATCTGTGGAATCGTGACGGATTGTACCGTCCTTGAATGTGAACACTTCATGTTTTGCCCTTAAAATTCCCTTTTCCATAGGTTCAGGGAGTTTGGACTCTGAAATCATACCGACAACACCTTTTACCTCATCAACTCTTCTCACCTTGACGTTATCTGATGCCTTTTTGAGCATACTTGCAAGAGGGATGCTTTTCTCTGAAGGTTTTGTCATTTCTGTCGGATGGCCACATTTAGGGCACAGTGAACCGAATGAGCTTATGCCACATTCCGGATTGGTACATTTACGTCTTGAAATGTCGACCTTGATGCTGCCCTTTTTGGCTGCGGTTGCAACCAGTCTTCTGGCTCCTCCGTAGTTTCCGATAGGAATCAGACCGTGAGGAGCAGGTCTCATAAGTCTTTCCTTGGATTTTTCAGGCCTACCTACACGGGTACCGATATATGCTGGAGCCTTGCTTTTGATTTCAATAGGTGATACTGCATTGACGGCCTCCATTGTCGTGTTCATCTTAGGCAATTTGCCTGTCAGTGTGTTTAGCAGTGCATAGGAATGATCCTTGTCAATGATTATCTTGCCGTCACGAACAGTATGCGGAACGCCGATGACTTCAAGAACACGTTTCGGATATGACAGGTCAAGTTTGATTCCTTTATCTTCTGTGTAGGTGTCTTTTGAAGCTTCAATCAGTTCAATCAGTTCGTTCAAATCATTGATTGTCACGTCATGATAACAGTAGGTGTATTTCGGATGAAGAGGAATGTCATATTCTCTTGAAAGTTCAAATGCTTCCTTTGCGGGAATGTAATCGTATTCAAGACGGCCCAAATCCAGATCGTCGTTGAACTTCTCGCTTCTCATAAGCAACTGAATCCACCATTCTTCAACCCATCCTGAAGGGTATAACGGCTGGTTGTTTCTTAAAAACTCGCCGAATGCAACCAGCATGTCTCCTAAAAAGAGGATTTCAACAACATCCTTTTTGACTTCACGTGCCTTTTTGACTGAATTGAGAACCAAAACATCTCCATTTTTAAGCTTTACGGTAGGGCCTTCAATGGAATCCACCGGAACAACACAGTTACCCTTTCCTGGATATTCGATTTTCAGCTGTGTTCCGACAGCCAGAAACTCGAGCAGTGCCATGGTGGCCGGGTGAACTCCCATTGTAGCAAGACCTGTGTTTCTTGACCTTCCGTATCTTAGCCTGAAAGCGCCCTTTTCGGAAGGATATCCCAAAATAGGCCTTCCTCCAATGATATCCTGGATGTATTTAGGTTCGCTGACAATGTCTGACTCTCCTTCATCGCTTGATTCTGATGTTTTAGGTTTTGAGTATTCCTCAAGCCAATCCCAGTCGAGACCCAGTTTGTTTGCAATCTTTTTAATCTTTTTGGATTTCTGGATAACGCCCTCGACCATAGCCAGAAGCGCTCCTCCACGAATGTTGTTGGTTTCGACACGTTCCAAATCCCTGTGTGACACTTCAACCTGATCGGTCTGTTCCCCTGAAACCTCAACAGGTATGTGATTGGCAGCAAATCTCACTTCCTCTGGTGTTGGTGAGTATTGTAAATTTGTAACTTCGGATTCGTATAGCTCAACTTCCTCTACATACCTTTCGATTTCGTCCTCAATCGGCTTGAATGCATCAATGTTAATTGCCTGTCTGATTTTGTCTCCCAAAAGCACGGCAAGTGCTGCAGCTGTACCACCGGCACTTCTGATAGGTCCTGCAAAATATACTCCGATATATTTTGTGCCGTCAAAGTTCTGCTTGATTTTAACATCGGAAATACCTTCCAAAGGTGCTGCTACAACCCCTTCTGTCAAAATCGCCAGTGCAGTACGCAAACCCTGGTCACATCTCTGCTCCTCATCGTAATCGGCCTTTTCACCGCTTAGTGGAAATGTGCCGTCTGCGATTTCAGCTGCAATTTCAAATGCGACAGACTCCCTGTCCATATCCTTTTCCAATTCCTTAATCCTTTTTGCTACACCTTCAGGACCGACAAGCCCTTCAACTCTTTCAGCTAAATCCTTTGCAAGAGGTACTTCGGTCTCTGTTTCAACATCAAGACCTCTGGACCTTGCCATATTAGCTATTTCGTATAGGTGATTGGTTTCTTTTTCTAATCTTTCAAAATAATCCATGGTATCGCCACCAAGTTACAAAATTAATAAGTATATAATCTATTGTTTTTCATACAATATTAAGTTTTTTAGATAATACTTAAATATGGTAAAATCTTAATTTATTACTGTATCTCGTAGTTGAATGTATATAAATTAATATTGCTATAATGGTGATTTTAATGTCTGATAAACCAATAAACGCTATGTATGGGCAAAAAGTGAAATTAGACTTAAATAAATTAAGGTCTAAATCAAAAACTGAAAGCAAAGACAAAGTAGTTGTAGAAGAAATCGTCGAGGAACCTGTTGTTGAAAACAAAGTTCCTGAAGCAGTAGTTGAAGAAACTGCTGAAGAACCAGTAGTTGAAGAAGCTCCTCAAGTGGTGGATGAAGAGCCGGTAGTTGAAGAAGTTGTTGAAGAGGAAGTTCCTGAAGAGGCTGTTGAAGAAGCAGCTGAAGAGCCTGAAGTTGAAGAGGAAGTTCCTGAAGAGGTTGTTGCAAAGCCAAAACAACAAGACAATTCTAAAAATGATAGATTAATCCAAAAATTACAGGATAAGGATAAAAAATTATCCAATCAATCAAATGAACTTAACTACTTGACTAATACTGTCATTCCTAAACTCAAAAAGGAAAATGCTGAGTTAAAAGATGTTAAAATTGAGTTAACAGACGCGCTTGAAAAAACTACAAGAAAATACTTTGATCAATTGGACATTAGTGCTGATTTGAGTAACAAAATTGGAAAAATCGGTGCTGAAAATGCGGTTAACAAAGTAAGGGCTGATAAACTGGAATCAGAAGTCGATTCCATTAAGGAAGAGTATGAGGCTAAATTGTCAGACCTTGAAAACCAAATCGACACTACCGATCTTGACAATGTTAAAAAAGAAAACAGCAAATTAAATAAAGAAATCAAAGAATTAAAAGACAAATTGGCTGATTCCAGAAAAGAAAACATTAACCTTTCCGATGAAGTTGACAAGTTAAGGGCTGAGATAATCGAATTCGGAAACTATAAGGAAGAAGTTGAGACACAAAGCAAAAAAGAAGTGCAAGGCCTTAATGACGAATTATCTGACCTTAGAACTCAACTCAAAATTAAAGAAAGCAGTTATGATAAACTTTCAAATGAATCAGGTAAAACTATTGCTGATTTAAGAAAACAAGTTGCAAAACTTGAAGAAAAATTAGAAAAAGAATCCAACAAAGGATTGTTCAACAGATTTAAATAGATGATTAATTCATCTATTACCTTATTTTTTTTATGAATTCTGACGCTTATTTTATGGATGAAGCTATTTTGGAAGCTGAAAAGTCTTTGGCTGAAGGTGGAATTCCAATAGGGGCAGTTCTGGTTAAAGACGGAGAAATAATTTCCCGTGGACATAACCGTTTGATACAGAATGATTCCGTTGTGCTGCATGCGGAAATGGATGCGATTGAAAATGCGGGGCGTCTTGACTATGAGGACTACAGGAAATGTTGTCTCTATACTACACTGTCGCCCTGTCCGATGTGTTCCGGGGCAGTAATATTGTACAATATACCTAGAGTTGTCATAGGGGAGAACACAACCCTGATGGGTGCGGAGAATCTGTTGCTCTGCAATGATGTTGAAGTGGTTGTCCTGAATGACATCAAATGCAGGGATTTGTTTTTGAAATTCACATCCGACAATTCGAAGATATGGGATGAGGAACTTAAAAAAGTGGGAAACACTACAGAGGTGAAATGATGGAGATAATAGTTACAGATGAACGTGATGTGAGATTTATAGAGATGTGTGCATCATTCGGGTGTGAAGTTAGTGACCCTCAGGTAGTATTGCTTTTGAACAGTTTCAACAGGACCATAGGCTGTGCAAGCTTTAAGGTCTATGATGCGGACTCCGCCGAGATAACAACACTGTTTTTAAACTCATATGATGACAGGGAAAAGATATCCTATAAACTGATAAGGCAGCTAGAAAAGATTGCGATGGACTATGAATTCAAAAGTGTCGTTGTCAGTTTTGATTCCAAAGAGGATATTCTGATTGAAATATTCGAAAAACTAGATTATAAATTCGTTGATGACCTTTTGATGAAAAAGGAATTCAAAAGTATGATTTAAAAAAAATAGATTAAAAAAGATTAAGCTTCTTGTCTTAATCTTTTTACAACAAAGTCTTTGTCCAGGCTTAATAAGAATGAAGCAGCTCTTGGACCTTGTTTTTGACCGAGTATCATTTTATAGATTGCTTGGAAACCTTTTTGTGGTTTTAAACCTTGACCTTCAAGGATTTCATACATTGCATCGTGCAATTCTGTTGCATCGCTGAACTCAGTGCTTTCCATTAGGTCAGCCAAACCGTTTAGGAATTGGGTCTGTTCATCTGTTAGAGGTAATTTTGGAACCTTTTTAGTTTGCACCTGGAATTTCACAAACTTAGGTGCATAAGTGTCCAACCAGTATATTACATTGTCAACTCTTTCACGGTATTGTGCCATTTCAGTTTCTGTCAGGTCGCCGAATTCTTTGTCCTTAAAGCTTTTGGTCAATTGTGAGTTCTTTTTAAGGATTTCAAAGATTTTTTCCAAATCGTCACCAGCAATCTGATAAGCGTTAACGAGGAATCTGAAAGGTGGTCTGAACGGTAGAGGACTACCTTCATTGATCTGCACGATTTCATAGATTTCCTTGAATTTTCTTTCCTCTTTTTCTGATGGAGCTTCAACTTCATCGTAGAATACTTTTTCAACTGTATCGAAGCTGTCGATAAAGTCTAGGTATTGCATTTTTGGTGAGAAATCCTTTGCCTTCATAGGTTTTGACCTGAACAGGTAATAGTTTAGGCTTTCTGCAGGTCCTATTTTCAGCCATTCTTCAGGTGCAAAGAAGACACCGTGTGATTTACTCATTGCTTCTCCATCAAGGGTAATCCATTCGTAAGGCACTGGATATGGTGCAGGATAGTCAAAGATTTGCTCTGAAATCACACTACTTACGTCATAGGATCCTCCACTTGCGGCATGGTCTTTTCCGAATGGTTCACAGGTGGTTCCGAATATTTTCCATCTTGCGGCCCATTCTACTCTCCAGGTCAACTTACCGTTACCGGATTTGATGTCCATTTCACCTTCGTGGCCACATTCACATCTGTATTTGATGATGTCTCCGTCATAATCGTAGGCATATGTGGTATTTACTCTTCCACATTCATCACAGATTGGGTTGTATGGCAACCAGTCGTCTGCCAGAGGTTCTCTTCTGTATTCGTTGAAGATTTCCTTGATTTCATCTACTTTTTCCAAGGATAATCTGATGTAATCGTTATATACTCCGGATTTGTACATTTCAAAACCGGATTTAGCTTCCATTTCAATACCATAGTCGTCCATGACGTTCAGCAATGGTTTTTCAAAGTGTTCCACAAAGTTTGCACAGCATCCGTCTGGGCATGGAATCATTGAGTATGGCATTCCAAGGTATTTGTCGTAATCTTCAGGAAGTGGATACGGAACTTTTCTAAGTGGGTCATGGTCATCTGCAATCCATATGGTTTTAGCTTCTTTTCCAAATTCTCTTAATTTTTTACCGATTGCGTTTGCTATAAATATATCGCATGAGTTTCCAATATGAATGGAACCGGATATTGAGGTTCCGCTTGCGATAACATGTTCTTCTACATCTCTTTTAGCAAGTTCTTCTGCTATATTTTCAATCCAATGTGTCATCTATATTCACCATTAAAATAATAAGAATAAGTTTTATACTACCTTAATTTTTGTATTTATTAATATAAAAAGTATTAGTTTTTAATTAATTCCTTTGATGGAATTCATGATTTTGTCGATTGAATCCATGAAGTCCTTGTATATCACTTTTCTTCTGTTGTTTCTGATTGCAAACATTCCCGCTTCAGTGCAGACCGCCTTGAGGTCGGCCCCTGAAAGGCCTTCTGTCACTTCACTTATCTTTTCAAAATCGATATTGTCGTCAAGCTTCATCTTTTCGGTGTGGATTTTAAGTATTTGGCGTCTGCCCTCAATGCTTGGATTTGGAACTTCTATTGTACGGTCAAATCTTCCCGGCCTCAGGAGTGCGTCATCCAGTATGTCGGGCCTGTTTGTTGCGGCTATTATTCCTATGTCTCCACGTGATTCAAAACCGTCCAGTTCAGCCAGAAGCTGCATAAGTGTACGCTGAACCTCACGGTCGGCTCCGCTGGTGTCTCCCATCCTTTTGGTCCCGATTGCATCTATCTCGTCTATGAAAATGATTGCAGGCGTCTTTTCACGTGCCAGTTCAAAGACTTCCCTAACATACCTTGAGCCCTCACCGAGATACTTGTTGACAAATTCGGATGCCACAAGCTTTATGAACCTTGCATTGGTATTGTTGGCCACTGCCTTTGCAAGCAATGTCTTACCGGTTCCTGGAGGTCCGTACAGCAATATTCCCTTTGGAGGATCAATTCCTATTTCCTTGAATATTTCAGGGTGCAATATCGGAAGCTCAACTGTTTCCCTTATCTCGACAATCTGATATTTGAGCCCTCCAATGTCATCATAGGTAATGTCCGGACGGTCTATAACCTCCATTGCAGTAATGTTTTCGTCCTTCTTTTTAGGAAATACGTTGACGACGGTTAGGTTGTTCTGGTTCAGTGCCACCCTTGCTCCTGGTTCGAGAAGGTCCTTGTTGATTGAGCCCGGATA comes from uncultured Methanobrevibacter sp. and encodes:
- the polC gene encoding DNA polymerase II large subunit; this translates as MDYFERLEKETNHLYEIANMARSRGLDVETETEVPLAKDLAERVEGLVGPEGVAKRIKELEKDMDRESVAFEIAAEIADGTFPLSGEKADYDEEQRCDQGLRTALAILTEGVVAAPLEGISDVKIKQNFDGTKYIGVYFAGPIRSAGGTAAALAVLLGDKIRQAINIDAFKPIEDEIERYVEEVELYESEVTNLQYSPTPEEVRFAANHIPVEVSGEQTDQVEVSHRDLERVETNNIRGGALLAMVEGVIQKSKKIKKIANKLGLDWDWLEEYSKPKTSESSDEGESDIVSEPKYIQDIIGGRPILGYPSEKGAFRLRYGRSRNTGLATMGVHPATMALLEFLAVGTQLKIEYPGKGNCVVPVDSIEGPTVKLKNGDVLVLNSVKKAREVKKDVVEILFLGDMLVAFGEFLRNNQPLYPSGWVEEWWIQLLMRSEKFNDDLDLGRLEYDYIPAKEAFELSREYDIPLHPKYTYCYHDVTINDLNELIELIEASKDTYTEDKGIKLDLSYPKRVLEVIGVPHTVRDGKIIIDKDHSYALLNTLTGKLPKMNTTMEAVNAVSPIEIKSKAPAYIGTRVGRPEKSKERLMRPAPHGLIPIGNYGGARRLVATAAKKGSIKVDISRRKCTNPECGISSFGSLCPKCGHPTEMTKPSEKSIPLASMLKKASDNVKVRRVDEVKGVVGMISESKLPEPMEKGILRAKHEVFTFKDGTIRHDSTDLPLTHFIPREIGVTVEKLHEMGYEKDCYGNPIENIDQIIELRVQDIVISDNCGEYLKRTAQFIDDELVRYYDMDPYYNVKEKEDLIGHLVGGLAPHTSAAVLGRIVGFTKALGCYAHPYFHSAKRRNCDSDEDAVMLLLDALINFSKTYLPNTRGGSMDAPLVLSSRIDPEEIDDESHNLDIFERFPVEFYEETYTPHKPADVLEYIDNVEMHLGTPQQYEGLMFSHHTSNIHAGPTVCLYKRLPSMREKVEAQIALAESIRAVDQRGVVEKVLSSHFLPDIMGNSRAFSKQKVRCTKCGSKYRRMPLTGKCKCGGNLILSVSKGSVTKYLEISRDLVNRYPVSHYLEQRLEIQEFGINSLFESDKSKQSSLDVFF
- the nrdD gene encoding anaerobic ribonucleoside-triphosphate reductase, producing the protein MEKISELGNNLEKTVKINVEKNNGIRERFSYEKLMKSLIMVETPFFESDKIIATVVSQLYDGIKTKEIKKIVHECLEDIDPEIANKYLASTQLKVRTSRDTIEAFDLSKIANTLIEETGASQETAFEIATETWKELKKLNVEYLTAPMIREMVNTKLIEYGLEDLRSRYTRLGIPVYNITSLIENGNRDNANMIHNPESIHKHVADEALKQYALLKMLPGHLADAHMSGDIHIHDLEFFAGRPINCLQHDIRTFIKYGLKVDGTGDHTSIAGAPNHMETLMNHTGEIMLAAQQNMSGGQSMSLWNVFVAPFARGRSYDEIKQAVQMLIYNLNMAYAARGSQVPFTSMALEFGVPDFLKEETAYGPKGQVVGTYADFEDETRLIQKAFTETLLEGDNEGKPHLFPNTIYTLRPETMTSEYEDDLRLVHELSAKYGSSYFVNMFPEYRGKMANYMGCRTCLQDTWTGDWDKDCLRTGNLAYVTLNFPRIGYQSKDENQVFEYLDEYMDLAVETLMLRREQALKCLNDFHILPFLKQKVGEESYYRIENSTLSFGFVGLNEMLLSLFGEGIENPDANKFGVKCLEYVNQRAKKLQEETGLRWSVLQTPAESTAYRFATLDKKQFGDQAIVQGEGNANYYTNSSHVPVDTGLSLIEKIKIEEQYHSLTPGGHIFHAFMGESYSDPDSLMSLTNKIARKSDIGFWAYSSALSFCLKCKTLMKGLNNKCPTCGETEDVEWYDRITGYVQQVGRAKSASGGWNPGKRQELIDRRRFEDN
- a CDS encoding proteasome-activating nucleotidase; the encoded protein is MENASKEELIESIESLKEENDKVKDELMQKVRHLEGEQLKSNVSNHQLEGKIKELKGEIKSFKKNPLILATVTEVFDDNQVGIKGNVGHEFLVTYPGSINKDLLEPGARVALNQNNLTVVNVFPKKKDENITAMEVIDRPDITYDDIGGLKYQIVEIRETVELPILHPEIFKEIGIDPPKGILLYGPPGTGKTLLAKAVANNTNARFIKLVASEFVNKYLGEGSRYVREVFELAREKTPAIIFIDEIDAIGTKRMGDTSGADREVQRTLMQLLAELDGFESRGDIGIIAATNRPDILDDALLRPGRFDRTIEVPNPSIEGRRQILKIHTEKMKLDDNIDFEKISEVTEGLSGADLKAVCTEAGMFAIRNNRRKVIYKDFMDSIDKIMNSIKGIN
- a CDS encoding nucleoside deaminase, with protein sequence MNSDAYFMDEAILEAEKSLAEGGIPIGAVLVKDGEIISRGHNRLIQNDSVVLHAEMDAIENAGRLDYEDYRKCCLYTTLSPCPMCSGAVILYNIPRVVIGENTTLMGAENLLLCNDVEVVVLNDIKCRDLFLKFTSDNSKIWDEELKKVGNTTEVK
- the lysS gene encoding lysine--tRNA ligase → MTHWIENIAEELAKRDVEEHVIASGTSISGSIHIGNSCDIFIANAIGKKLREFGKEAKTIWIADDHDPLRKVPYPLPEDYDKYLGMPYSMIPCPDGCCANFVEHFEKPLLNVMDDYGIEMEAKSGFEMYKSGVYNDYIRLSLEKVDEIKEIFNEYRREPLADDWLPYNPICDECGRVNTTYAYDYDGDIIKYRCECGHEGEMDIKSGNGKLTWRVEWAARWKIFGTTCEPFGKDHAASGGSYDVSSVISEQIFDYPAPYPVPYEWITLDGEAMSKSHGVFFAPEEWLKIGPAESLNYYLFRSKPMKAKDFSPKMQYLDFIDSFDTVEKVFYDEVEAPSEKEERKFKEIYEIVQINEGSPLPFRPPFRFLVNAYQIAGDDLEKIFEILKKNSQLTKSFKDKEFGDLTETEMAQYRERVDNVIYWLDTYAPKFVKFQVQTKKVPKLPLTDEQTQFLNGLADLMESTEFSDATELHDAMYEILEGQGLKPQKGFQAIYKMILGQKQGPRAASFLLSLDKDFVVKRLRQEA